DNA sequence from the Lonchura striata isolate bLonStr1 chromosome 7, bLonStr1.mat, whole genome shotgun sequence genome:
gagggagggaactGAGAATAAAATGGAGCCCAGGAAGGAGAGGATAGCGTGGGGAAGGTGCATTTTTAGGATTTGGCACACTTCTCATTCCCATGCTCTGATCTGTTTGATAATAAATTCAACTAAAATCAATGACCCCAGTGGGAGCCTGTTACACCCATGACAGTGACAGATCTCTCGCTGCCTTTCCTGAGCCCCTCGAGCCTTCCCTGCTGTGTCCTGTGCCTgcccaggggcaggaggagaggcacAGAGTGGCTTTGCTGGCCCCGGGTCCtggcccggcccagcccagccccagaaTCCCTGCCAGAATTCCCTGCACCATTTCCCGGCCCCACGGCGGCTCCGGCTCCGCGGGCAGGCGGCTCCAGGAGTTCAGAGGGGTAAAACGGGACCgagggagaggaggcagctggagCCAGCGGGGGAAATGTCTTTGCTGcgagctggcagggagaggaggaggcatAAAGTGATGCAAAGtaaaggggagagaaagagggacaaggctggagCGGTGGAAGGCGGCGGGGATGCCATGGGGCAGGCGGGCATTTTGCTTTCCAGCTGTGTGGGAGGAAACCGAGAGCTCTCAAATCCATGTAGGAAAAGAGGGGATCTCGGGGTTCTGTGGTCAAGATGAGCCAAGATCCTAAAAAGTTTTTTCCTCCCAGCCCCGCAGCCAGAGTCGCTTttgcttctcaaggttgtttattttctcctaTCTATAACATTCAATTTCTGACCTGCTGACCTCTGCCTGGCAAGTCAGatcatggcattctgtctgccctctaGGCTGGTGTTAACATTTTATATTATGAACTTCGTATACTTTATTTACCATTAATTTCCTACCCATCACCTATGttagacagtgtgtctctactCCAAACCAataaaagtgtcaccatcataGTGAAAgatggaggacaagaaggagaAGATACATCGAAATTCCTCCCTCTTGCCTCCtcaaccccattctaaaaaaaccccaaatttctgctttttaccCCGTGTTACATTAACTCAACTCTTGTGACCTGTAAATCTTCACACAaagttggcagttttttccacggactaaaatcaaagccacgggtgtttttgacttcgtgcCAAGGTCtccgagccccctgccagggtctggagacagccagggcagccagagggatgtgctgggctcccacCAGGGGAGAAGTAGCAGGTGGTGGTGTATTGGCTTTGGTTCGctgattttgagattttttgctTATTGTACTAAATTAGCATGGTGGGTTTAGTGTTGGCTAATTACTAATGTGTTTACTTTTTGTTGTGGggtaggattaggagaaaggtaaagtaagtttaaaactttaaaaggcTATGAAGAGAAATTTATTTACAGTAATtaagagtaataagaattagaagaaaacatttagggcacttttttttttttactggtaATGTAAAGGAAGAAATCTTAAAATATTAGTTAGCTTACTACTTTTCAAATAGTTTCTTTCAGATTACGGAGGGAGAGAAGTCTCTCTCcttaatgttatggagacttctccacaaggaaaaaaacccacgtTTTTTATggttcttaatttttttaccaCAAGTTGCTGCTTGGGGAAACTTGTAATTGTGATGTCTCTCTTGTGTTTTACAAGCTTTTTTTACAGCTTGTTTATGGGCTATGTTAACTTATGGGGTATTGTTTTAAAGATGAGTTGTTTAAAGGTAAAGGTTTTTATTATCtgtttttgaaattattttcatctctgggaacagatatttttgttttcttgggggCACAGTATTTTATTagtcttctctctttttttgtttaaacttTTTGTAGTTACTTTAATATTTCTTTACTTTGGTTTGGAGGCATTTGTTTGATATTAATTTGAACTCTTTAGCCATCTATACTTTTAAGAGTTATTGGGACAAAAGTCTTTGTTCCATAGTTTTCTAAGAGGATTTTAGCTTTAAGATTTAGGCATTTCTTTATTGCTGTTGTTTGGgactttatttcttctttagtgactgtgagaaccccggccttgctctggggtctcatatggtggtgaaattcttcctccaacctgtgcttccaaagaaaagctccgcaggctttagctgttcgatctcaaggcagtttatttttagttatctaacagattatgttcttggactgcggctatttgatcagcggcctgggtagaggcacacacacacactgacatcctctctatctgctgtcttctttgtctctcccatctgcccagggctgctgctgtcttttataagatatattatgtataacatgtttacaattattccccaatacctactacctacgctgccaagtgtttttctactctaaaccaatctgtgagtgccaacatcaccaagaacatgaaggtaaggaaaaagaaggaggaagaataggatcagcccactttcctccatcttagaacttctgacccccatgtacaaagtgaaaaccccctgtacatgtgttaaaacccccctgtacaatactaaaaaaatttcccctctactttgtaattacttatactatactatctaaccttttgtgactgcttgttccacctccaaagttggtaactcattccatggctcaaactcaaaatcacagctgtttccagctgcctgccagggtctagaatgcttctgaccaaggcctggaacctctaaaaatgtctgagagacattttgagttcccacaagtGACTTTGATGATTTCACGTTGTTCTTTTACATGTTggggtgttttgtttggttggtttgtgcCAGCagcggctgcagggctggattttgggttCTGCCGGTTCAGTTCGAGCTGCAGGGTCACGGTGCACGGGCCGTGGGGCcgcctctgctctgagctgtccGCGCTCCGTGCTTGTTAACCGCAAGATAAAAAACACGAGTTCCCGAGTTTTGTTCGTCTGAAACATGCGTGTTTCATAGAAGGGCGTACAAGTGTGAACCGCCAATAGTTAACCCTTCGCGGTACGCGGCCCGCCCATCTCCagcagccggggctgggctcGGCTCCCCCCGGCTCCTCCCTCCGCGGGCCAAGGGCCGCCCCTCGCTGCTTTCCCACTTTTGACTGGTGAGAACGGCCAAAACCCTCCCACACCGACACCGGCTCCACCCTACATGGGAATTCCACTGTCCGTGGGGTTAGTCAACACATGTGTCGGTCCTTTCggccgggagcggagcggcggcggggggcgagGTCGTGAGGGaccggagcggcggcggccccggagcccggcgAGGCGATGGCGAAGCTCGGAGGCGGCTCCAGCCCCGGCGGGACCCGCGGTCGGTTCTGCCCCAGCTCGGGGCtcgctgcgggcggaggggccgTGCTGAGGGCCAGGGGGGTTCTGGCGAGTTCCTTGTGCCGGGTTCCGCCGGGTCCCCCTGCGCTGGGATCGCggagggagcggctgcccgcgctCTCCTCCTTGCCCGGATCGCTGGGGACGAGCCGGGGCCGCAGCAGCGATGGCTCGTCCCGGTTGCTCTCGCTCGGGCGGAGGCGGCTGCTCCGTGCCCGGGACAGTTCCCGGCCGTGCGGCTCCGGGCTGGGGCCGCTGCTCGGGCGGGAGGTGTCCGTGCCCGGCTCGGGCGGGCAGTGTGTGGATCTGGGCTCTTATGGATGGATTGCAAAGAGCAGCAGGCACGGAGTGGGCGGAAAAGCGCCGTATCCGCGTCCTCCGGGGCGGAGCCGCCTTGGGTTCTTGATATGCTGGGCCTCGTCAGTGGCTGGAACCAAgagccccagctgcccccaaggctgtgcagttctcctgctgcagcctgtccccacagctgtgtccctgcctgtccccacagctgtgtccctggctgtgcccaggctctTGGCTCTCTGGCTGCCAGCTGAGTGAGGGGCACAGTGGCTGAGgggtccctgctgtgctccctgggCACGGGGTGAGCAGATTGCAGGGCCGGGTCTGGTtctggcagccagcagctctttCCTGCTCCAGGTGAATGGTTCAGCTCCCGTCCCGTGCTCACGGCGGTGCtgattctgctgctcctggtgctggtgctggcttTGGGGGTGGCCTTGGCTGTGCAGTCAGGTAAGGGAGGGGCAGCAGGCTgggcccagcccctcggggcagAGCggggtccctgctccctgcagaggggAATCCTCAgaccttctcctcttccccctccaGCACCACAGGTTCCAGTCACACCTGCGACTCCGCAGATGGTTCTGAGCTGTCCCCATGGCTGGGTTGGATACAATGGGGTCTGCTACTACTTGTCAAGGGATTACAGGAGCTGGGATCAGGCTCAGGAACGGTGCTCGGAGCTCGGGGCCTCCCTGGCCATTCTCCAGGATGAGGCCATGGTGAGTGAGGGGCTGCAGGCGGTGTGGGGTGGCTGAGGGGAGCCTGGGGGTGCTcctgggccgggctgggtgCTCGtagggctgggggtgcagccCTGTGCCGGGGCCTTGCAGGGAAGGAGCCCCGGCGTgcgggggcagccccgggcacgggTCCCCCCGaggggccagggcagctcccactcCTCTCTCCTGGGCAGGATTTGCTCTTCCGCCTCCGCGGGAACGTCGATTACTGGATCGGGCTGCGCAGACGGGGCGAGCGCCTGCACTGGGGGGACGGCAGCAGCTACAGCTCCAGGTGAGTgccggggagccgggcagggcctgggggcacaggggcacAAGGTGTTCCCCTGGGAACCAGCGCTgtctctgctcctccctgcagggTTCCTGTCCTTGGCAATTCCCCGTGTGTGTACCTGGCTGACGATAAATTCCGCAGTGAGATGTGCTCAAATGAGCGGCCGTATGTCTGCAGCAAGGCCCAAGCTGCCCTGTGACAGGGCTGCAGAAAGGACCTTATCCacgctgggcagtgccagcttcagctctgagcccagcacagggctgtccttcctcagctgcaccctgtgccttgcactgactctcAGGGTCACCTCAGTGCCTGTCCATCCCCAGTGCAAACACAGGGGTGGGTGTTCAGGGGAAAAGTCTCTGCAGTGCATCCTGCCAGTGGTGCTGCCTGGAGTGACTGGATTGCCCTCATTATATGTTAGGAACACAGCTCTCTATTCACCCTTTTGATAAAAGTTTTTATACATACCTTTAATACAGacatagaaattattttataaatattttaaatgtttatataTTATGACTTTACATTAACATGTTCTTTCGTTTGGTTTTAACTTTTGACTTGTCTTCATGCTATCTTGTCTAATTAAACCAATATAATTTATGTTTTCTTGTGGTTCTATCTTGTATTTTCACTCCCTGATGAGGGTCAataattcttctttttgttCACCACTCTTGTTTCTGATTCCATTATCGTGTCTTTCAGATAAGAAAGTCCCCAAATATGGGAAATCAATTATTTTACATCATTTTCTGAGTTAGTTACATTAAACAATCATTTCAGCATTTCACAGTCTCTATTATTTCACGCTCTAAGACAGTATCTATTACATCTCTAGTTATAGAAGCTATATGGTGCATACATACAGTGACAGGTTATACTATATCAAAAGCAGTAATTACAATGTGTAGTATATCGGAATTCTTGTGGTCAATAATAACTTGAAAAACCAAAGTTAGTACATAAATGTGAAAGCCATAATTATAACATAATAGAACAAACTCGACTGGGGAATGCAAATTTCCCTGGATTCCTGGAAATCATCACTGGCCTGAAGTTGAGACTTTAGGATGGTCCTTGGAAGATGTGAGAAAGGACCCtcactttaaaaatttcaaatgcTCATGAAATCATAACAAAAAAATACGATACTAAGGAATAATTACAACACTGGGCTCTCTGGGGCTATCAGCCACGTGCACATTTACAAAATGGGtgctctgccttttataccCTCAGCCCCTCCCAGAGTTGTGTCAGTGAACCCCTTCTCTGCCGTGCACTGGTGCAGATCACTTCCTTACATCTCGACTGCAGCTCAGGTGCTGTCCTGTCGCCCCTCCTGGTAAGAAGCCGGCCCTCCCCAaatgccctggctgctgaggctgctacaggggcaggggaaagggggctgggggagctcatATTACAGTAACAGCTCTATACATTTACAAAAATTCTCCTAATATATACATAATATCTATCTCTTCATTGTGAGAGCCACCCATCACATGAGTCATCTATAACAAGTCACACTTCTCCTTTCCTATGAATCATGTGGCTTGAAAAATTACCTATTGTTTtcaattctgatttttaatgaATCACACTAACATCTGTTGGTATGGGCAAGGACAGTGtgaacagaaggaaaacatctCAGGGTTTCTTTAGACACACTTATTTGGAATGGACCAAATGGCACCACTGAGTTCTGGTATGGCTTTTTTACCCCATCTGCCATGCCTATAGGgtgctgcccatggcaggtggATCTCAGTGGTGAGTCCAGAGGCCAACTCAGCCTTGCCTTCTAGTCCCTGTTGTATTTAGAGGCAGCTGAGGAATGtcagagctctgctgtggtTTCTTGCCCCCACCTTACCATGCCTATGGGattgctgcccacagcagggctaTGGAACCTTCTCAGTGGGGAATACAGGGGCCAACCTGGTTTTGCCCTCTATTTCTTGTTCTACTTTACTTGTTGGTCCTTAAGGAAACCTCTCCAATGCCTCTTACAGTTCCCTGTGTACTTCCCCACAACAGATGCTTGTAATTCTCATCTTCCAAAACAGGACACTTCCATTAATAAATGATACAGTTCAATCTCCCCACCTAAAGTGTGAGTTCATCTTCAAGCTGGTGGAAGTTCGACTCCACTGCTGGGACATCTTTGAACTTCTCTGATTGTCTCTGACCCAGTCTGGATGCTGCAGGCTGTTCTCTGGGTTCTTTCCCCAGCCTTTCATTCTGTTGGCGTGAGCCGCTCTCGCTCTGCGCTTGGCACAGCCCATTCAGTGCTGAGCAGCACCTGAAAGGGACCTCCCCACTGAGGGCTGAGCACTGAAGGCAacgggcacagcacagcctcgTGTGTGTCATTATTTGAGAGGGTAATTGAGTCTTACAGTGGTTACCCAccgctgctggcacagggaacTGCCTGGCCGAGGAAGCACCACAGTCCCAGAGAGGTTTAGCACTTGGCCTAGCACCCCGttctgctggcagcagttttTGGGGAGCGTGGGCTAGAACAGCAGTGGATCACAGTGACTGCAGATACCCCTGTTTATGGGGATTTAATGGGAACTTCACACTATTAAATTTGATGGAAGTCACTGCACACAACTTTACATCAACCTTTTGGGAAACTTATACATAGAGGCAAATTCTTCTCCTTATGAGAGCAGAGTGTACACagagagccaggagctgctccagccagcagaaCTGGGTAGTGACACATACACAAACACAGgtgtatatgtacatatatatatataaatatatatttaggtCTGTTTTTTAGGTCTGTCTGAGGAGGGACAGCAGTGGGATGCACGGAGCCGTGTATCCAGAGCCATCTGTGTCCCCCGTCCCAAATTTCACATGATTTGGAGACAGTCCCCCGCTGCCATGAAGGTGATTTGGGAACACATCGGGGTTTTCCGAGTCCCTTGTTCATGGTGCCAGATAATGCAAGAGACCTCGTATTGATCGTCAATCTAGGCAGGACAGACATAGGTCCAAACCAATGTGGTTAATCAAACGTTCTCTGTTTATTGTTTATAGAATGGCcgtttatatacacttcaataTAGTTTACAATTGTGAGCACACTGTCATTGGCAAGcaaacattgtttgtctttgtcttaaggtggttAAAGTTTCACACTGCAGGCCTATACTAACTCACAGCCAGAAAGCCCATTGCTCTCTGCTTACCCCTTAACATAATTGCTCACTGTGCACAGACCAATTTCTGACTGCGCCACAGCTTCAAAGGCCTCACTGAGGCCGTGGCTGAGGCCgaggctggggcagctcagccTTCACTCCAAATATAAATcgtgtcctgtccctctcagaaatcctgctgcaggagagggcaAAGAGACCACGCTGGATTCTGGCTTCTTGCCCCTCACCCTGCAAGGGCCAGACTGAGCACCTTTGGCTGGCCTGTCTTCCCCAGGAGCCTGACCAGCTCCAAGGAGAGCACTGGAAAGATGGATTGAGCATCACTGCTGGTGCACAGCACACGTGGCATTTTTCACCCCTCACATCACCATGGCATGCTGGGCTAGGAACTAACAACTCCTTACCCCAGTGCCTTAGAAGCTCGTGCTCTGTCAAGGGGCACCTTTGACTTTGAGCTGAGGAGGGCACGTGTggcctctgctgctggggagggcagctcacagtcccctgggatggggaaaggaaaGCTCCAGGCCTCTCTGCAGGGGTGACAGTGACTCTGAAACACAGTTTTCATCCAGATTCCTTCTCAGACTGAAAGGGGGAAAGGTGCCTGTGTTTGGCATGGAAATTGAAGTGGAAAACAACTGTAATTTCTAATAAATAATTCTGATCCATGTAAGGTCTCCTGCTTTCTAAAGAAGTTTTGGTTCAGTCAGACAGAAAATCACCTTCTGATgtacagctgccagtgctgaccTAAGGTTCACTTTTACAAGGCATAGATTCAGTTTTCTACAGCAGTGCTAGAGATTCTATGAACATCTGAACCCCTGTGGTGTAACAAAGCCTTTGAGACCCAGCTGCGAGagggcagccacaggcaggaagGCAGCTGCACCTGGTTAGCAGGAGGTTAAATGGGAACCTTACAGCAAGATTCACTGTATAGGCAGATATTGTCACATCCTGTGGTTACCTTGGTTTCTGCTGGGAAAAACATCCTGACAGAAACCACTGCCAGTGCCACGGGAAGAGTTTTAGGGCTAGAtgctaacactaaccctaactgCTGGCCAAGAGTGGATGTGCTGTTTCTGATGCTGCTAAACTATTCCATGGCTCACCTGCAGCCCAGAAACTTCTGCTAGGAACTTAGTGATAAAAATAACTGCACTCTTTTCTGGGGCTCTTTTTCTTTGGGATCCTACAGACATTTCTGAGTTAGCTCCCTGGCCTCACTACATCTGTCTATTTGCAAATCCAGCTCTTAGGCAGAAGGATGCTTCCAAGGTAAAAGGATTTCTGAagcagtgctgccctgcagcaccgGGGTGCCTTCAGGCCATCCATCCCAAAGGAAAAGTGACTTCTGGGCCCGGGAGAGCCAAGAGATCTGTTGGCTGGAGAAATCAGGAGCAGAGAAGGCGattccagctctgctgtttgcTGTTCCTCCCCATTAGACAGGAGAGGATCAAGCACATTCAATCAGCCTTTGCTTCCTTAGGCACGAAATCTCGGAGGAGACAAGGCCACCTCAGGGCCTCCAGACCCCACCTGACAAAGGAAACGCTGAAACCTCACCATGGTCTCCGCCACTAACATGAGGAACTTTTCTTGTGGGCACCCAACAGCATTTcccacacagcccagctgctgctgaaaattGCATTCACATTCAGGGGGAAAGAAACATAAAGAAAGGAATCATAGACATCTGAGGTAAAATTAGAGTTCCATAGAAGtaaaatttctctttgttttcaaCAGAGGCAGATTTTCATCTTTTAAGCTCAAATCTTCTCTGGCAaacaaaataacacaaaatataGAAACACTTTGCATCAAGCATGAaacatttggtttttttgggaattctaTTTGTACATGAAGTGTGGCTGGATGAGCACTACAACAGAGGTTTTGGTTtgttaatttcagatttttaaaattttgagatGTTTTAATTACTGTGTTGATGAGTGCGATGGGTTTTAGTGTTGATTAATTActaaggtatttattttttgttgtgagaTAGGATTGTGAGAAAGGTAAAGTAGGTTTAAAACTTTTGAAGGgtataaagaaaattttatagaAAGTAACTAAAGGAAAAAGTAtctttacagcttttttttttaaatgataatGTAAagaaactaaatttaaaattttttgtcAGGTTAttagtttttaaatgttttttttaagtttttttagggagagaagtcttttttattaaatttatagAGACTTCtttataaaaggaaagaaaacaggtttttgtggtttttatttttactaggAATACTAGTTCTTTGAGGAACTTTGCCATCATGAagtctttcatatttttataagcttttttaaattttgttgatGAATTATATTGATCTATGGGTATTGTTTTAAAGATGAGTTGATTAAAggtaaaatttttattatttgtttgtaaattattttcatctctGGAAACagaggttctttttttttttttctgaagtatagcattatttttctctctttgtttgTTTAAACTTTTTATGGGATTAcagttattttaatatttgtttattttagtatggagatttttatttaatattatttgaaTACCTTCATTTTTTATAGTTTCATGTGTTATAGGAAAAATGGGGCTTTTTCTTCACAGTTTATCAGAggatttcagtttttaaattaaggtattttcccatttttattgGGGATTTAACTTCCTTACTGattttgatgggtttttttaatatgcttGTATCTTGTAGTATTTTTTACACGAGGGTGATTGAAGGATGGAAAGGGTTTAACATTTCGTTTTGGATCCATTTGTTTTGCTGATAGCTTGTGGCAGGAAGGCGCGGCTGGGACAGTGGCCGGTTTGGTTTCCGTGgtttgtttctccttttcccGTGTTAGATTCCCGCTCCAGGGCTCCTCTGCGCTCTGCCGCTGCAGGGTTTGTGCTCTCAGCCCGCTGCGGGAGGGATTTTTTGGCAACAGCCCCGGCCCGCTCTGCTTTtggctctgcagcctcccccgccCTCCTGCCCGGCAGCtgctggcccggcccggcccgagcgGGGCTGAtgcgggcccggcccgggacAGGGGGCTCATCCCGGGACAAGGGGCTCAGCCCGGGACAAGGGGCTTATTCCGGGACAAGGGGCTTATCCCGGAACAAGGGGTTTATCCTGGGACAAGGGGCTTATCCCGGGccagcgctgcccggcccggccgggctgAGCCGGGGGCTGCGGCCGGGGTCGCCACCTCCTCGCCGGCTGCAGAAGAAGGAGCAGGTTCCTGGGGTTTTCCTCTTTGATTTAACACGTGCGTTTCACAGAGGCGCGTTCAGCTTCTCAGTGGTGCTACAGAAACTTTCCTCCTATTCCAAAGCGCAACTCCCGAAGCACACAAATACTGAGACTACTGCTACAGACTGCAGCGATTACTGAAAATTCTCTCCTACTGGCAGTAAGAGTAAACATGCCTAAAGGTTATTTTGTATGAAGAGTAGCTACACTGAATGGTTTCAACATCAAAATCAATGGGGAAACAGTGAGTTCAGGTAAAGTTAAAGAAATAAACACTGTGTTTCAGATATTTCCTGTCACATTTTCAAGCCCAGTCACACACAGGAAACTGCCTGAGGCAGGACCAGAGCGCTGTTAGTTGCACTGTTAGTAAGACTGGGCTTTttcagggagaggagggaggagcAGAAGCACAGCAAAGCTCTGCCAGCTTTGTGTCCTCTCACAGAGGATAAAGTAAAAGTGACTGCAGTAATGCCGTTTTAGTACTACCCAAAGGTATGGCACAAGAGCAGGTTGAAAATGAGTAATCACAGAGAAAGAGACAAAAAGGCAGGTAGTGTTAAAATGGAGGAGGAAGCTAGTGTTTGACATTTTTGtattatttcctccttttctctttggGGATTTCCTACGTGCTCTGGGTCTTACTGAGTCGAACTGCAGACTGTAGACTGAGCCCTCCTCCTTGACAGAG
Encoded proteins:
- the LOC144246634 gene encoding C-type lectin domain family 2 member B-like; translated protein: MAKLGGGSSPGGTRGEWFSSRPVLTAVLILLLLVLVLALGVALAVQSAPQVPVTPATPQMVLSCPHGWVGYNGVCYYLSRDYRSWDQAQERCSELGASLAILQDEAMDLLFRLRGNVDYWIGLRRRGERLHWGDGSSYSSRVPVLGNSPCVYLADDKFRSEMCSNERPYVCSKAQAAL